A single genomic interval of Bacteroidota bacterium harbors:
- the atpC gene encoding ATP synthase F1 subunit epsilon, with amino-acid sequence MLEIKIITPDTTLFEGNADSIILPGAKGSFQVLKGHAPVVSNLVKGNVEVGNGTKNESFAVEGGIVEVLNNKVIVLV; translated from the coding sequence ATGTTAGAAATTAAAATCATCACTCCCGATACAACTCTTTTTGAAGGCAATGCTGATTCTATTATATTGCCGGGTGCTAAAGGTAGTTTTCAAGTATTGAAAGGACACGCCCCCGTTGTTTCAAACCTTGTGAAAGGTAATGTTGAAGTGGGAAATGGAACAAAAAACGAATCATTTGCTGTTGAAGGCGGTATTGTGGAAGTGTTGAACAATAAAGTGATTGTTCTGGTTTAA
- a CDS encoding UvrD-helicase domain-containing protein, with protein sequence MENMELAPFLKDLDESQKEAVMCLEGPLMVLAGAGSGKTRVLTYRIALLMYHGVDPFNILALTFTNKASREMRERIEKIVGPEAKNLWMGTFHSVFARILRSEAVKIGYQPNFTIFDSDDAKSMVKSIIKEMNLDDKLYKASVIYNRISSAKNNLITAEEYLASYECSVNDEANGRPKTGEIFVEYSKRCFKSNVMDFDDLLLNTYKLLKEHPEVLNKYQHQFHYVLVDEYQDTNHCQYMIIKKLVAVSRNICVVGDDSQSIYSFRGANIQNILNFAVDYPEHKVVKLEQNYRSTKTIVAASGDIINHNKQKLDKKIWTSNPEGDKINVIKALTDKEEGTMVTQQIYSLIHSQGFKNDEIAILYRTNAQSRAFEESLRKINIPYKIYGGLSFYQRKEIKDLIAYLRLTVNQKDEEALKRVINYPVRGIGDTTIQKIVYIANQYNVTLWDVLEKAHHFDVFGAALGRIQNFYMMICNFRDIAKTKDAFDTVDYVAKQSGLLKHLHEDKTPEGISRHENIMELLNGVKEFCEDDTNEADKTLDAFLQDVALLTDVDKQDDSEHEKVKLMTIHASKGLEFPAVFVVGLEENLFPSFMTLQSRSELEEERRLFYVAVTRAEKKLHLSYATSRFRHGNLLYCEPSRFLREIEPRYLNTNDMFKGKPMPDKVSVFGNKENRESSSNKFTINPAYHHQFASPKQQISDPNFTTDDLSGLVTGTRVMHQRFGKGIVESVSKEGVNSKAVVNFEEAGSKTLVLKFAKMKILG encoded by the coding sequence ATGGAAAACATGGAGCTTGCTCCTTTTTTGAAAGATTTAGATGAGTCTCAAAAAGAGGCTGTTATGTGTCTGGAAGGACCTTTGATGGTGCTTGCCGGTGCGGGTTCGGGCAAAACAAGAGTACTTACCTATCGCATCGCTTTACTTATGTATCACGGGGTTGACCCTTTCAATATTCTGGCGCTTACCTTTACCAATAAGGCTTCACGTGAAATGAGAGAACGTATCGAGAAAATTGTTGGTCCGGAAGCTAAGAACTTGTGGATGGGAACTTTTCACTCGGTTTTTGCCAGAATACTCCGTTCCGAAGCCGTCAAGATTGGCTACCAGCCTAATTTTACAATATTTGACTCTGATGATGCCAAGAGTATGGTAAAAAGTATTATCAAAGAAATGAACCTCGATGATAAACTCTACAAAGCATCTGTGATTTATAACCGTATTTCATCCGCCAAGAACAATCTCATTACAGCAGAGGAATACCTTGCTTCTTATGAATGTTCAGTCAATGATGAAGCCAACGGAAGACCAAAAACCGGTGAAATTTTTGTTGAATATTCCAAAAGATGTTTCAAATCCAATGTCATGGATTTTGATGACCTGTTACTCAATACCTATAAGTTACTCAAAGAACATCCCGAAGTGTTGAACAAATACCAACATCAGTTTCACTATGTGTTGGTGGATGAATATCAGGACACTAATCATTGTCAGTATATGATTATCAAAAAGTTGGTTGCGGTCTCTCGCAATATCTGTGTGGTGGGCGATGATTCGCAAAGTATTTATTCTTTCAGAGGAGCCAACATTCAGAATATTCTCAATTTTGCAGTAGATTATCCCGAGCATAAAGTTGTGAAACTCGAACAAAACTATCGCTCAACCAAAACAATTGTAGCAGCGTCCGGAGATATTATTAATCACAACAAACAAAAACTTGACAAAAAAATTTGGACTTCAAACCCTGAAGGAGACAAAATCAACGTGATTAAAGCCCTTACCGACAAGGAAGAGGGGACTATGGTAACACAACAGATATATTCTTTAATTCACTCCCAAGGTTTTAAGAATGATGAAATTGCTATTTTGTACAGAACCAATGCACAATCAAGAGCATTTGAGGAATCACTCCGAAAAATTAACATTCCCTATAAAATTTATGGAGGTTTGTCCTTTTATCAACGCAAGGAAATCAAAGACCTGATTGCCTATTTGCGCCTAACCGTGAATCAGAAAGATGAAGAAGCACTTAAACGCGTTATCAATTATCCAGTCAGAGGAATTGGAGATACAACCATTCAGAAAATTGTTTACATAGCAAATCAATACAATGTAACTCTTTGGGATGTATTAGAGAAAGCCCATCATTTCGATGTGTTTGGAGCTGCTTTGGGGAGAATTCAGAATTTCTATATGATGATTTGCAATTTTCGCGATATCGCAAAAACCAAAGATGCTTTTGATACCGTTGACTATGTTGCCAAGCAGTCCGGCTTGCTCAAACATTTGCATGAAGACAAGACCCCCGAAGGGATTTCGCGCCATGAGAATATCATGGAATTGCTCAATGGAGTCAAGGAGTTTTGTGAAGATGATACCAATGAAGCCGATAAAACACTGGATGCATTTTTGCAAGATGTTGCACTACTTACTGATGTGGACAAACAGGACGATTCCGAGCATGAAAAAGTGAAGTTGATGACGATTCATGCTTCTAAGGGGTTGGAATTTCCGGCAGTTTTTGTTGTGGGCTTGGAAGAAAATTTGTTTCCTTCTTTTATGACCTTGCAAAGCAGGTCGGAGCTGGAGGAGGAGAGGAGATTGTTTTATGTTGCCGTTACCCGTGCCGAAAAAAAATTGCATCTAAGTTATGCCACATCTCGTTTTAGGCATGGAAATTTATTGTATTGTGAGCCCAGTCGTTTTTTGCGCGAAATCGAGCCGCGCTACCTGAATACAAATGACATGTTTAAAGGCAAGCCAATGCCTGACAAGGTTAGTGTGTTTGGCAATAAAGAAAACCGTGAGAGTTCAAGTAATAAATTTACCATCAATCCGGCTTATCATCATCAATTTGCTTCGCCCAAACAACAGATATCAGACCCCAATTTCACAACAGATGATTTGTCGGGGTTAGTGACAGGCACAAGGGTTATGCACCAACGCTTTGGCAAAGGGATAGTTGAGTCAGTAAGTAAGGAAGGGGTAAACAGCAAGGCGGTGGTTAATTTTGAAGAAGCCGGTTCTAAAACCTTGGTTTTGAAATTTGCAAAAATGAAAATATTGGGATAA
- a CDS encoding cystathionine gamma-synthase family protein encodes MKPESLMMSYGYKPELSEGAVKSPIFMTSTFVFKTAEEGKAFFEIAYGHREKGKTEELGLIYSRINNPNLEIFENRLCLWEGAEDCCVFESGMAAISTVFWEFLRPGNLLLMSSPVYGGTDHFVKKVLPQFGIHILEFGIHQSQEEIIAMVNKSGLADKLALIYTETPANPTNDLIDISICKAVANHFSKPEKEVFVAVDNTYMGPLWQHPLAHGADLVLYSATKYIGGHSDIIAGACLGNKSIMPRVRAMRTFLGNMASPHTGWLLLRSLETLKVRMDTQSANANKIADYLITHPKVEKLYFLGNILEDSAQGRIKAKQCLSNGAMISFDIKGGEKEAFTFLNSLKLIKLAVSLGSTESLAEHPATMTHCDVDPTDRQKLSITEKMVRLSVGVENYEDIIADIRQALERV; translated from the coding sequence ATGAAACCTGAAAGTTTAATGATGTCTTATGGCTACAAGCCTGAGCTATCCGAAGGAGCTGTAAAAAGCCCGATTTTTATGACTTCTACCTTTGTTTTTAAAACAGCAGAAGAAGGCAAAGCTTTTTTTGAAATTGCTTATGGACATAGAGAGAAAGGCAAAACGGAAGAATTGGGATTGATATACAGCAGAATCAACAACCCAAATCTTGAAATATTCGAGAACCGTCTTTGTTTGTGGGAAGGAGCAGAAGATTGTTGTGTTTTTGAGAGCGGAATGGCTGCTATTTCCACTGTGTTTTGGGAATTCCTGCGTCCCGGCAATTTACTTTTGATGAGCAGTCCGGTTTATGGAGGCACAGACCATTTTGTGAAGAAAGTACTTCCTCAATTTGGCATCCACATCTTGGAGTTTGGCATTCATCAAAGCCAAGAAGAAATTATTGCAATGGTGAATAAAAGCGGTTTAGCCGACAAATTAGCACTTATCTATACTGAAACCCCTGCCAATCCTACCAACGACCTAATTGACATTTCAATCTGCAAGGCAGTAGCCAATCATTTTTCAAAACCGGAGAAAGAGGTTTTTGTAGCTGTTGACAACACATATATGGGACCACTTTGGCAACATCCATTGGCACATGGAGCCGACCTTGTGCTCTATTCTGCAACAAAATATATAGGAGGGCATAGTGATATAATTGCAGGTGCGTGTTTGGGCAATAAATCTATTATGCCCAGAGTGCGTGCCATGCGAACGTTCTTGGGCAATATGGCAAGTCCACACACGGGATGGCTCTTGCTCAGAAGCTTAGAAACACTAAAAGTCCGCATGGATACTCAATCTGCAAATGCCAATAAAATTGCAGATTACTTAATTACCCATCCCAAGGTTGAAAAGTTGTATTTTTTAGGCAACATTCTTGAAGACAGTGCGCAAGGCAGAATCAAAGCAAAACAATGTCTTAGTAATGGGGCTATGATTTCGTTTGATATTAAAGGTGGGGAAAAAGAAGCTTTCACATTTCTGAATTCACTGAAACTTATCAAACTTGCCGTAAGCCTTGGTAGCACAGAAAGTCTTGCTGAACACCCAGCTACCATGACGCACTGCGATGTGGACCCGACAGATAGACAAAAACTATCCATTACCGAAAAGATGGTGCGTTTGTCTGTAGGAGTTGAAAACTATGAAGATATCATTGCGGATATTAGACAAGCCTTAGAAAGGGTGTAA
- the atpD gene encoding F0F1 ATP synthase subunit beta: MANIGKISQVIGPVVDVTFQGAGVELPKIYNAMTVQKTDGQVIVLEVQQHLGERTVRAVAMDSTDGLTRGMAVTDLGQTIQMPVGEQIRGRLMNVVGEAIDGIDVLDKSKGRSIHAEAPVFENLSTSSEPLYTGIKVIDLLEPYAKGGKIGLFGGAGVGKTVLIMELINNIAKAYDGMSVFAGVGERTREGNDLLREMIESNVIRYGEEFNKSMEEGGWDLSKVDKNELVKSQAALVFGQMNEPPGARARVALSGLAVAEQFRDGDGEGQGKDILFFIDNIFRFTQAGSEVSALLGRMPSAVGYQPTLASEMGTMQERITSTNRGSITSVQAVYVPADDLTDPAPATTFAHLDATTVLSRKIAELGIYPAVDPLDSTSRILTEDILGKEHYACAQRVKELLQRYKELQDIIAILGMDELSEEDKLVVLRARRVQRFLSQPFHVAEQFTGLKGVLVDIKDTIKGFNMIMDGEVDEYPEAAFNLVGNIEDAIEKGKKMLAEAAK, translated from the coding sequence ATGGCTAATATAGGAAAAATATCACAGGTTATCGGTCCTGTTGTTGACGTTACGTTTCAAGGAGCAGGAGTTGAACTACCCAAAATTTACAATGCAATGACCGTTCAAAAAACGGATGGTCAAGTAATCGTACTCGAAGTACAACAACATTTAGGAGAGCGTACTGTGCGTGCAGTTGCGATGGACTCCACAGACGGATTGACCAGAGGAATGGCAGTTACTGACCTTGGACAAACTATCCAAATGCCGGTAGGAGAACAAATCAGAGGTCGTTTGATGAATGTTGTGGGCGAAGCGATTGACGGAATTGATGTTTTGGACAAATCCAAAGGTCGTTCTATCCATGCAGAAGCGCCTGTTTTTGAAAACCTTTCTACTTCATCAGAACCACTTTATACCGGTATTAAGGTTATTGACTTGTTAGAGCCTTATGCAAAAGGGGGTAAAATTGGTCTTTTTGGTGGTGCAGGAGTAGGCAAAACCGTGTTAATCATGGAATTGATTAATAACATTGCAAAAGCCTATGATGGTATGTCAGTGTTTGCCGGAGTGGGAGAGAGAACCCGTGAAGGAAACGACTTGTTGCGAGAAATGATTGAGTCTAACGTAATTCGTTATGGCGAAGAATTTAATAAGAGCATGGAAGAAGGTGGTTGGGATTTGAGCAAAGTAGATAAAAACGAACTTGTAAAGTCTCAAGCTGCACTTGTGTTTGGCCAAATGAATGAACCTCCCGGTGCGCGTGCAAGGGTTGCACTTTCCGGTCTTGCGGTAGCTGAACAGTTCAGAGACGGTGATGGCGAAGGACAAGGCAAAGATATTCTGTTCTTCATTGACAATATTTTCAGATTTACACAAGCGGGTTCTGAGGTGTCTGCATTGCTTGGACGTATGCCTTCTGCGGTGGGATATCAGCCTACATTGGCGTCTGAAATGGGTACTATGCAAGAAAGGATTACTTCTACCAACAGAGGTTCTATCACTTCTGTGCAAGCGGTTTATGTACCTGCTGACGACTTGACTGACCCTGCACCGGCTACTACTTTTGCGCACTTGGATGCCACGACAGTACTTTCTCGTAAAATTGCCGAGTTAGGTATTTATCCTGCGGTTGACCCATTGGATTCTACCTCGCGTATTCTTACTGAAGATATTCTTGGAAAAGAGCATTATGCTTGCGCACAAAGAGTTAAAGAATTACTTCAACGCTACAAAGAGTTGCAAGATATTATTGCAATTTTGGGTATGGATGAATTGAGCGAAGAGGATAAACTTGTGGTACTCAGAGCCAGAAGGGTACAAAGATTCCTTTCTCAACCTTTCCACGTTGCTGAGCAGTTCACCGGTCTAAAAGGTGTATTGGTTGACATTAAAGACACAATCAAAGGTTTCAATATGATTATGGATGGCGAAGTTGACGAATATCCTGAAGCTGCTTTTAACCTTGTGGGTAACATTGAAGATGCTATCGAAAAAGGTAAAAAAATGTTGGCTGAGGCTGCTAAATAA
- a CDS encoding S8 family serine peptidase, producing MVTNKKILLTALFLCYCIATITGLQAEDSLQMNQQFIVHLKDKSGSPFSIDKPEAFLSPRAIERRKRLGIPINNEDIPVNNHYKNQIAQLPGVHVLYTSRWFNTVTINMDTMQTKTSDLLSLPFVASFEHIGRTPASGEKDTTGLTGQAEILDEKIKNLKLSYINNRDLNLNEYYGAGLEQIQMLSGHVVHQAGYKGKGVLIAVLDVGFQNVNKLPAFDSLMLNHKIISYTDFVNFDGSVWEDGSHGTNALSCIAGNIPGVFVGTAPDANFVLVRTENEGYESRLEESNWLTGAEYADSIGADLISSSLGYTTFTDKEFSHTYSDMDGNTTLITRAADKAFEKGIMVMNSAGNEGYSPWHYIGAPADGINVVASGGVDVYMTPSIFSSFGPSYDNRVKPDISAMATNTIVAESDGEIVPSNGTSFSNPVLAGMMACMIQACPDKSLQEIKEAVFKSSTHYAKPDNMYGYGVPDFTMALVILGKIPQFDTTQNFVFENDLKKGFAIASLKMYSAYDQKVTFSLKKMNKSGKYKKVTRTKVTLTEGQFYSTPWLINYILKNKLQRGNYMIEIESKYMFYQRSLTVGG from the coding sequence ATGGTTACAAATAAGAAAATACTACTCACCGCACTATTTTTGTGTTATTGTATTGCAACTATTACCGGATTGCAGGCAGAAGACTCACTCCAAATGAATCAACAATTTATTGTTCATTTAAAGGATAAATCAGGCTCTCCTTTCAGCATAGACAAACCCGAAGCATTTCTAAGCCCTCGCGCTATTGAACGCAGAAAAAGACTTGGAATCCCCATCAACAACGAAGATATTCCCGTAAACAATCACTATAAAAACCAAATTGCCCAACTCCCTGGTGTTCATGTTTTATATACTTCACGTTGGTTCAATACTGTAACAATCAACATGGACACCATGCAAACCAAAACTTCAGACTTGCTCTCACTTCCCTTTGTCGCTTCTTTTGAGCACATCGGGCGCACACCCGCGTCCGGTGAAAAAGATACAACCGGCTTAACCGGTCAAGCAGAAATATTAGATGAAAAGATTAAAAACTTAAAACTCAGTTATATCAATAATCGGGATTTAAATCTTAATGAGTATTATGGCGCAGGGTTAGAACAAATTCAAATGTTATCCGGACACGTGGTTCACCAAGCCGGATACAAAGGCAAAGGTGTTTTGATTGCGGTATTAGATGTTGGATTTCAAAATGTTAATAAGCTACCCGCGTTTGACAGTTTGATGCTCAATCATAAAATTATTTCTTATACAGATTTTGTCAACTTTGATGGCAGTGTTTGGGAGGACGGCTCACACGGAACCAACGCATTGAGTTGTATAGCCGGCAACATTCCGGGCGTATTTGTCGGTACAGCACCGGATGCAAACTTTGTTCTTGTAAGGACAGAAAACGAAGGCTATGAATCCAGATTAGAAGAATCAAATTGGTTGACAGGAGCCGAATATGCTGACAGTATAGGAGCAGATTTGATTAGCTCCTCGCTTGGATATACAACCTTTACAGACAAAGAGTTTTCGCACACTTATTCTGACATGGATGGAAATACTACATTAATCACCCGTGCTGCCGACAAAGCTTTCGAGAAAGGCATCATGGTCATGAATTCAGCCGGCAACGAAGGCTATTCTCCTTGGCACTATATCGGTGCACCTGCGGACGGCATTAATGTCGTGGCATCCGGTGGGGTGGATGTATATATGACTCCTTCTATTTTTAGTTCATTCGGACCCAGCTATGACAACCGTGTGAAACCCGATATTTCAGCGATGGCAACCAATACCATTGTAGCTGAATCGGATGGTGAAATAGTTCCGTCAAATGGTACTTCTTTTTCAAATCCCGTTTTGGCAGGAATGATGGCTTGTATGATTCAGGCTTGTCCGGACAAGAGTTTACAAGAAATTAAAGAAGCTGTGTTCAAAAGCAGCACACACTATGCAAAGCCTGACAATATGTATGGATATGGAGTACCAGATTTTACAATGGCACTTGTGATTTTGGGCAAAATACCTCAGTTTGATACAACTCAAAATTTTGTCTTTGAAAATGACCTCAAAAAAGGCTTTGCTATCGCTTCCTTAAAAATGTATTCTGCCTATGACCAGAAGGTTACATTTTCATTAAAGAAAATGAACAAATCCGGCAAATACAAAAAAGTTACTAGAACCAAAGTAACACTCACAGAAGGTCAGTTTTACAGCACACCTTGGCTGATTAACTATATACTCAAAAACAAACTTCAAAGAGGCAATTACATGATAGAGATAGAGTCTAAATACATGTTTTATCAACGCTCTCTGACAGTGGGAGGGTAA
- a CDS encoding DUF5684 domain-containing protein, which yields MENVDMAQFEQNQGLIAALFGGIGLGLLIFYFLIVLLMIISMWKVFEKAGKPGWAAIVPIYNLVILLEIVRKPIWWIILLLIPFVNLIVIIILYIELAKVFGQGGGFAVGLILLGIIFIPILAFGDAKYVVADNNNTPDSN from the coding sequence ATGGAAAACGTAGACATGGCTCAATTTGAACAAAATCAAGGCTTGATTGCCGCCTTATTTGGCGGTATAGGACTAGGCTTATTGATTTTTTATTTTTTAATCGTTCTTTTAATGATTATCAGTATGTGGAAAGTATTTGAAAAGGCGGGCAAACCAGGCTGGGCTGCCATTGTACCTATTTACAATCTGGTAATTTTATTAGAAATTGTAAGAAAACCTATTTGGTGGATTATTCTTCTTTTAATTCCATTTGTTAACTTGATTGTAATCATCATTCTTTACATTGAATTGGCAAAGGTTTTTGGACAAGGCGGAGGCTTTGCTGTAGGCTTGATTCTTCTTGGCATCATTTTCATTCCTATTTTAGCCTTTGGGGATGCTAAGTATGTAGTAGCAGACAATAATAACACCCCGGATTCTAATTAA
- a CDS encoding IS3 family transposase, whose product MNIGQSESRSIQTLCSLLGYSRQAFYKFIKQSEKEALQHDLILQEVLKIRKTLKRLGTRKLLFKMEGFMREQHIEIGRDAMFDLLATHKLLIRKRKRRVPVTTFSDHWMRKYPNLIIDFIPTAPNQLWVSDITYITLKDDFAYLSLITDAYSRKIVGFYLSETLSADGCIKALLMALKNNPQLGRLIHHSDRGSQYCCADYVSILDKHFVKISMTQSGDPLENAIAERVNGILKDELLEKIYINYQEAKQAIAAAISIYNYQRPHSSIDMLTPIEAHLREGELKRRWKNYYSKKKEVVMS is encoded by the coding sequence ATGAATATAGGGCAAAGCGAAAGCCGAAGCATACAAACGCTTTGCTCATTGCTTGGTTACAGTCGGCAAGCCTTTTATAAGTTTATCAAACAATCGGAAAAAGAAGCATTGCAGCATGATTTAATTCTTCAGGAAGTATTGAAAATCAGAAAAACGCTAAAGCGATTAGGAACAAGAAAACTGCTGTTTAAAATGGAAGGATTTATGAGAGAACAACATATTGAGATTGGCAGAGATGCCATGTTTGATTTGCTGGCAACTCATAAACTATTGATAAGGAAAAGAAAACGTAGAGTTCCAGTTACAACTTTCTCTGATCATTGGATGCGAAAATATCCAAACCTGATAATTGATTTTATTCCAACTGCTCCCAATCAACTTTGGGTAAGTGATATTACTTACATCACGTTGAAAGATGACTTTGCTTATTTATCGCTGATTACGGATGCTTACAGCAGAAAGATAGTAGGGTTTTACTTATCAGAAACACTATCGGCAGATGGCTGTATAAAAGCATTACTAATGGCTTTAAAAAATAATCCGCAACTGGGAAGACTCATTCATCATTCTGATAGAGGTAGCCAATACTGCTGTGCCGATTATGTTTCAATACTTGACAAACACTTTGTTAAAATTAGCATGACTCAAAGTGGTGATCCTTTAGAAAATGCAATTGCAGAAAGGGTAAACGGTATTTTGAAAGATGAGTTGTTGGAGAAAATATACATCAATTATCAGGAAGCTAAACAAGCTATTGCGGCTGCAATTAGCATCTACAACTATCAAAGACCGCATAGCAGTATTGATATGTTAACTCCTATTGAAGCTCATTTACGAGAGGGAGAACTAAAACGCAGATGGAAAAATTATTATTCAAAAAAGAAGGAGGTTGTTATGTCGTAA